The following proteins are co-located in the Candidatus Zixiibacteriota bacterium genome:
- a CDS encoding flagellar biosynthetic protein FliO: protein MTNSKPNKRSIIAIIVILVVAIGVLLTVNTDPVTADQNAATGNDQANTTETMTSTLTNSALPSLLRMVSALVIVIACIYGGIFLLRRLMGQRHGRQGQSNILEVLETTSVAPKKTVSLIRVAGKSVLVGITETGMSVLTELSPEETAAILDPVEDLSSPQPDFANTLGNAWNRLRRTTPAQETKAALEG from the coding sequence GTGACGAACAGTAAGCCAAATAAACGTTCGATAATTGCGATTATCGTAATCCTGGTGGTTGCCATCGGTGTCCTGCTGACTGTTAACACTGATCCGGTCACGGCCGATCAAAATGCTGCGACCGGTAACGACCAGGCGAACACTACCGAGACCATGACCTCGACCCTGACTAATTCGGCGTTACCCTCGCTGTTACGCATGGTCAGTGCATTGGTGATTGTCATTGCCTGCATCTATGGCGGCATCTTTCTGTTACGACGTCTCATGGGCCAACGCCACGGCAGGCAGGGCCAATCAAACATTCTGGAAGTGCTGGAAACAACTTCAGTAGCCCCCAAGAAGACGGTGTCACTGATTCGCGTGGCAGGTAAATCGGTTTTGGTGGGCATCACCGAAACCGGGATGTCAGTCCTGACCGAACTAAGCCCAGAGGAGACGGCAGCAATTCTGGACCCGGTGGAGGATCTTTCCTCTCCCCAACCGGACTTCGCAAACACTCTGGGTAATGCCTGGAATCGGCTTCGTCGGACGACGCCCGCCCAGGAAACGAAGGCGGCTCTTGAGGGTTAG
- a CDS encoding flagellar hook-basal body complex protein: MMASLFAGVSGLKNHQVKMNVIGNNIANINTIGFKGSRVTFQEALVQTSRGAGRPSNLNGGTNPIQLGLGMEVGAIDTLFTQGGLETTGQITDLAIQGSGFFVLGDANDNKYYTRAGAFGFDANATFVDPATGLFVQGKMADASGEIPSLATTGRIVLPFGQQDPAKETELIMFSSNLDNSATTSIASLDNTDGSSVTLVTGTATDGVGGIHSVVITGAQATQDTFTSASAGALVANQTLGSYGVTNFDNFEISVDGGDPEIISGLITDTTISELVTRINQVNGISATLTGGNIVINRDYAGDHGSYSFETSASLVDDDVLDIIMLGDPALHDPTATVASSGGLATTMIAIDTFTPSKGSGEASIDVVTNLGLEFDQTDGMVTGLTGLGGGGVAISSGTGTITATAPGESLLINTAPTIHTTSISVFDSQGGKHTLSMEFFKSTVTNRWEWTASVLGDATVQTGGTGFVQFNSDGSLNSFDYNAGADGLTINPNNGAESINLNFNAGTVYGFDGLTGFSTGQHTAAMTQQDGYGVGMLDKISIDQAGTISGIFSNGVTRVLAQIIMADFFNQAGLRKAGKSMYQESANSGAAVEGIAGETIAADISSGALESSSVDIAEEFTGMITAQRGFQANARIITTSDTLLDELVNIKR, translated from the coding sequence ATGATGGCATCTCTTTTTGCCGGTGTATCCGGACTGAAAAACCACCAGGTGAAGATGAACGTGATTGGTAACAACATTGCCAACATCAACACCATTGGCTTCAAAGGAAGTCGCGTCACATTCCAGGAGGCTCTCGTGCAGACTTCGCGCGGAGCCGGCCGACCCTCAAACTTAAATGGTGGTACCAACCCGATCCAGCTCGGACTCGGGATGGAAGTTGGCGCTATTGACACCCTGTTCACTCAGGGCGGTCTCGAAACAACGGGGCAGATTACCGACCTGGCAATCCAGGGTTCGGGTTTCTTTGTCCTGGGCGACGCCAACGATAACAAGTATTACACTCGCGCCGGAGCGTTCGGCTTTGACGCCAACGCCACATTCGTAGATCCGGCTACCGGCCTCTTCGTACAAGGTAAGATGGCTGACGCCTCTGGAGAAATTCCTTCTCTAGCAACCACAGGCAGGATAGTTTTGCCATTCGGTCAGCAGGACCCAGCCAAAGAGACTGAATTGATCATGTTTTCGAGTAATCTGGATAACTCCGCCACGACCTCGATAGCCTCTCTGGATAATACCGATGGCTCATCTGTCACGCTCGTGACTGGAACAGCAACTGACGGTGTCGGTGGAATACACAGTGTTGTAATCACCGGCGCACAGGCCACCCAGGATACATTCACGAGCGCATCTGCCGGCGCTCTGGTGGCGAATCAGACTCTGGGGTCATACGGCGTTACCAACTTTGATAACTTCGAGATTTCAGTGGATGGTGGCGACCCAGAGATCATCTCCGGTCTAATCACTGACACTACCATCAGTGAACTAGTGACCAGAATCAACCAGGTTAATGGCATTTCGGCCACTTTAACGGGTGGTAATATAGTCATCAACCGCGACTATGCTGGTGACCACGGGTCATACTCCTTTGAAACCTCGGCCTCTCTCGTGGACGATGACGTTCTGGACATCATTATGCTTGGCGATCCAGCTCTTCATGATCCGACCGCCACTGTGGCTTCCTCCGGAGGTTTAGCCACAACTATGATCGCCATTGACACCTTCACCCCGAGCAAAGGTTCTGGAGAGGCGAGCATTGATGTGGTCACCAATCTGGGATTGGAATTTGATCAGACCGATGGCATGGTAACTGGCCTGACCGGACTGGGTGGCGGCGGCGTGGCCATATCCAGTGGAACTGGCACCATTACAGCCACTGCACCAGGCGAGTCACTGCTTATCAACACGGCTCCGACAATACACACTACGTCGATCAGCGTTTTCGATTCCCAGGGTGGCAAACACACTTTGTCGATGGAGTTCTTCAAGTCAACGGTAACCAACCGTTGGGAATGGACTGCGTCGGTGTTGGGAGATGCTACTGTCCAGACCGGTGGCACCGGATTCGTCCAATTCAACTCGGATGGTTCACTCAACTCATTTGATTACAATGCTGGTGCCGATGGCCTGACTATTAATCCGAATAATGGAGCCGAATCAATAAACCTGAACTTCAATGCTGGCACTGTCTACGGTTTCGATGGTCTTACCGGTTTCTCTACCGGTCAGCACACCGCCGCCATGACCCAGCAGGATGGCTACGGTGTCGGAATGCTCGACAAGATCTCTATCGATCAGGCGGGTACTATCTCGGGTATTTTCTCCAACGGTGTCACCCGTGTACTGGCTCAGATCATTATGGCTGATTTCTTCAACCAGGCTGGCCTTCGCAAGGCAGGCAAATCGATGTACCAGGAGTCAGCCAACTCTGGTGCCGCGGTTGAGGGCATTGCCGGAGAGACCATCGCCGCCGACATCTCGTCGGGAGCGCTCGAGTCGTCCTCGGTGGATATCGCGGAAGAATTTACAGGAATGATTACAGCCCAGCGTGGTTTCCAGGCCAACGCCCGTATCATTACTACTTCCGATACCCTGTTGGATGAACTGGTGAACATTAAGAGGTAA
- the fliQ gene encoding flagellar biosynthesis protein FliQ yields the protein MTPELVVAIGREALTVTLLIAGPMLAAALVVGLLISLFQAVTQINEMTLTFVPKIIAIGVAMLISLPWMINLAIDFTNHMFDMIPGLAG from the coding sequence ATGACTCCAGAATTGGTTGTTGCCATAGGACGTGAAGCTCTCACCGTAACGCTACTGATCGCAGGCCCCATGCTGGCGGCGGCTCTGGTCGTAGGACTACTTATTTCACTTTTTCAAGCAGTAACACAGATCAACGAAATGACCCTCACGTTCGTTCCCAAGATCATTGCCATCGGAGTAGCCATGTTGATTTCTCTGCCCTGGATGATCAATCTGGCGATCGATTTCACTAATCACATGTTCGACATGATCCCCGGCCTGGCCGGATGA
- the fliN gene encoding flagellar motor switch protein FliN yields MSDEEKAESQEELEASENVEEQDQSAEDSPPPEVGSEEPVADLDKPEPVPDPLGEAEEAAADDAKIVNEDDASEDDAEAAMMAMLEDLPSENEGAAPEDIDFGAADVSKAEFQHLSEPAAKPEPRNIDLLMDVNLPVSIELGHTKMSISDILSLGPGSIVELNKLAGEPVDVLVNYKIVAKGEVVVIDENFGVRITQLMTPEERLKLLSDEQ; encoded by the coding sequence ATGTCGGATGAGGAAAAGGCAGAATCTCAGGAAGAGCTTGAAGCCTCCGAAAACGTAGAAGAGCAGGATCAGTCCGCCGAAGACTCTCCCCCGCCAGAAGTGGGCTCGGAAGAGCCGGTAGCTGATCTCGACAAACCCGAACCTGTACCGGACCCTCTGGGTGAGGCCGAAGAAGCAGCGGCGGACGATGCCAAGATCGTTAACGAAGACGACGCCTCGGAGGATGATGCCGAGGCGGCCATGATGGCCATGCTGGAGGACCTGCCGTCCGAGAACGAAGGTGCGGCACCAGAGGATATTGACTTTGGTGCGGCCGATGTCTCCAAGGCGGAGTTCCAGCATTTGTCCGAACCGGCCGCCAAGCCAGAACCGAGGAATATCGATCTCCTAATGGACGTCAACCTACCGGTATCGATTGAACTGGGACACACCAAGATGTCGATTTCCGATATTCTTTCACTTGGTCCCGGATCGATCGTGGAACTCAACAAACTCGCTGGAGAGCCGGTTGATGTTCTGGTCAATTACAAGATCGTGGCCAAGGGTGAGGTTGTCGTAATCGATGAGAACTTCGGTGTCCGCATTACTCAGCTAATGACACCGGAAGAAAGGCTGAAACTGCTCAGTGACGAACAGTAA
- a CDS encoding flagellar hook assembly protein FlgD: protein MTQVTPTTAGIFPGATSSQTATSVDQLGKDDFLKLMIAQMQNQDPLNPMEDADFIAQLAQFSSLEQMSNIATGIAESNQWDFLQMQSINNVMAAGIIGKEVQANYDGVYFDGSSSPKISFTSDQYADELQIVITGANGEVVATLSESGVSPGKHTYEWDGRDEAGNRVASGQYNVQVVGTSATGDTFRPSMKLTGLVEAVTYRDGTAYFRVDGVDIPFGDVATIGQEGSFGEGGQ from the coding sequence ATGACACAAGTTACACCAACCACAGCAGGTATATTCCCGGGAGCAACCAGTTCTCAGACTGCCACTAGCGTCGACCAGCTTGGTAAGGATGATTTCCTTAAGCTGATGATCGCCCAGATGCAAAACCAGGACCCGCTCAATCCAATGGAAGACGCAGACTTCATCGCCCAATTGGCGCAGTTCTCATCATTGGAGCAGATGTCCAATATCGCCACCGGAATCGCCGAATCGAACCAGTGGGATTTCCTCCAGATGCAGTCGATCAATAACGTCATGGCGGCTGGAATAATCGGCAAGGAAGTCCAGGCCAACTACGACGGCGTGTATTTCGACGGCTCAAGCTCACCGAAGATATCCTTCACCAGCGATCAATATGCGGACGAGTTGCAGATTGTCATTACAGGCGCCAACGGTGAAGTGGTGGCAACCCTCAGCGAATCCGGGGTAAGTCCCGGTAAACACACGTACGAATGGGATGGTCGCGATGAAGCCGGTAACCGCGTTGCGTCCGGCCAATATAACGTCCAGGTAGTCGGCACCTCGGCCACTGGGGATACTTTCCGGCCGTCCATGAAACTGACCGGCTTGGTGGAAGCGGTAACTTATCGTGACGGAACGGCCTATTTCCGAGTTGATGGTGTGGACATACCGTTCGGGGACGTGGCCACAATTGGCCAGGAAGGGTCCTTCGGAGAAGGTGGACAATAA
- a CDS encoding flagellar basal body-associated FliL family protein, whose protein sequence is MADEDKTIVEAGDGDTQIPEEGQPKKSGGNKLILFGGIGVGAIVIGIVLALFVIKPMMASDPDAEGNDEATEEVAKADDGHGEKKSDGHKKPKKSSHGDGADSEVSEMYSISDIVVNPAGTGGSRYLSVSFSFDLESPEVHAAFDAREPAIRDALITILSSKTVAQLTDAKQKEIVRYQIKKRISKLLRTDELAAVYYTDFVLQ, encoded by the coding sequence ATGGCCGATGAAGACAAAACAATTGTGGAAGCCGGCGACGGTGACACTCAGATACCTGAGGAAGGGCAGCCTAAGAAGAGCGGCGGCAACAAGCTGATTCTGTTCGGTGGAATCGGCGTGGGAGCCATTGTGATTGGAATAGTTCTGGCTCTATTTGTCATCAAGCCGATGATGGCCTCAGACCCGGATGCTGAAGGCAACGATGAAGCCACTGAGGAAGTAGCCAAGGCCGATGATGGGCACGGTGAGAAAAAGAGTGACGGTCACAAGAAGCCGAAGAAGTCTTCACACGGCGATGGAGCAGATTCAGAAGTCAGCGAAATGTACTCGATAAGTGACATAGTAGTCAACCCGGCCGGTACTGGCGGATCACGATACCTTTCGGTTTCATTCAGTTTTGACCTGGAATCACCTGAGGTTCACGCCGCCTTTGATGCCCGGGAACCAGCTATACGCGATGCCTTGATCACGATTCTCTCCTCAAAAACGGTGGCGCAATTGACAGATGCCAAGCAGAAGGAAATCGTTCGTTATCAAATCAAGAAGCGCATTTCCAAACTGCTGAGGACCGATGAATTGGCCGCAGTGTATTATACGGATTTCGTCTTACAGTAA
- the flhA gene encoding flagellar biosynthesis protein FlhA, which produces MAAPTKNKSLIEAIMARSDIALALGVVGIIGVLVIPIPTALLDFALTFNITFSLIVLLTTLYVTRPLDLSVFPGMLLMVTLMRLALNVASTRLILGQAYAGEVISSFGDFVVQGNYVVGFIVFIILVIIQFVVITKGAGRISEVAARFTLDAMPGKQMAIDADLNAGILSEQDAKQRRQDIAREADFYGAMDGASKFVRGDAIAGILITLVNIIGGFIIGVAQNDMTISDSMRTYSLLSIGDGLVTQIPALLVSTASGIIVTRAAATANMGQDLVEQLTNQPRAIMVAAGVLIIFGMLPGMPTMTFMILGALAGGISYMTKEVRAKKEITAKEEEKRRSEQEQMPEERAEDLLKIDALGLEIGYGLIPLVDPNQKGDLLDRIASMRKQLAGELGIVVPPVRIRDNVALKPNEYSIKVKGINIASFELMTDHVLAINPGYIEEHLEGFETRDPAFGLSATWILPTMREVAEAKNFTVVEPSAVLATHLTEAVRQAAAEILSRQDVQHLVDTLKEDSPALVESVIPESVSLGLLQKILQGLLNERLPIRDLATILETISDYIGATQEADVLGEYVRMSLKRQISELYRDREGKINVFTLDPSIEQTLAESVQNTKQGLMLAVDPAMAEVLLINMGQQIEAMQNAGLTPVCLCSPNIRLALRRLAEAKYSSLAVVSYNEIRPEVEVVSIGMVRLNNDN; this is translated from the coding sequence ATGGCAGCACCGACCAAAAACAAAAGTCTGATTGAGGCCATTATGGCCCGCTCCGACATCGCTCTTGCATTGGGCGTGGTGGGCATAATCGGCGTGTTGGTGATCCCGATTCCTACAGCTCTGCTTGATTTTGCTCTGACTTTCAATATCACTTTCTCACTCATCGTCCTCTTGACGACTTTGTATGTAACGCGTCCGCTCGACCTGTCAGTGTTTCCCGGAATGTTGCTGATGGTTACCCTGATGCGGTTGGCTCTCAACGTTGCCTCTACCCGGCTCATCCTCGGTCAGGCGTACGCCGGTGAAGTCATTAGCTCCTTTGGTGATTTCGTGGTTCAGGGAAATTATGTAGTCGGGTTCATCGTCTTCATCATCCTTGTGATAATCCAGTTTGTGGTCATCACGAAGGGTGCCGGTCGGATATCGGAGGTGGCCGCCCGGTTCACCCTGGATGCTATGCCGGGCAAACAGATGGCTATTGATGCCGACCTCAATGCCGGTATTCTATCCGAGCAGGACGCCAAACAGCGCCGTCAGGACATTGCACGCGAAGCAGACTTCTACGGAGCAATGGACGGTGCGTCCAAGTTTGTGCGCGGTGACGCTATCGCCGGCATTCTAATCACCCTGGTCAACATCATCGGCGGCTTTATCATCGGTGTTGCCCAGAATGATATGACTATCTCGGACTCTATGCGCACCTACTCGCTGCTCTCGATTGGTGACGGCCTGGTGACACAGATTCCTGCCCTCCTGGTTTCAACAGCCTCCGGTATTATCGTGACCCGGGCTGCAGCGACAGCCAATATGGGCCAGGATCTCGTCGAACAACTCACCAATCAACCGCGCGCCATCATGGTCGCGGCCGGGGTGCTGATCATTTTTGGTATGCTCCCGGGTATGCCCACCATGACCTTCATGATCTTAGGCGCTCTCGCCGGTGGTATCTCCTACATGACCAAAGAAGTTCGAGCCAAAAAAGAGATCACTGCGAAAGAAGAAGAAAAGAGACGTAGCGAACAGGAGCAGATGCCTGAGGAGCGCGCTGAAGACCTCCTGAAAATAGACGCTCTCGGCCTGGAGATCGGTTACGGCCTGATACCGTTGGTTGACCCGAATCAGAAGGGTGATCTGCTGGATCGAATTGCCTCTATGCGTAAGCAACTGGCCGGAGAACTTGGCATTGTCGTTCCGCCCGTGCGTATCCGTGACAACGTAGCCCTCAAACCCAACGAGTATAGCATCAAAGTCAAGGGAATCAATATCGCCTCGTTCGAGCTGATGACCGACCACGTCCTGGCCATTAATCCAGGCTACATCGAGGAGCACCTGGAAGGATTTGAGACACGTGATCCGGCTTTTGGCCTGTCGGCAACATGGATACTACCAACCATGCGTGAGGTTGCCGAGGCAAAGAACTTCACCGTCGTCGAACCGAGTGCGGTTCTGGCTACTCATTTGACTGAGGCTGTCCGTCAGGCTGCAGCGGAAATACTCAGCCGCCAGGATGTTCAACACCTCGTTGACACCCTCAAGGAAGACAGTCCGGCACTGGTCGAATCAGTCATACCGGAATCGGTCTCCCTGGGGCTTTTACAGAAGATACTTCAGGGCTTACTCAACGAACGGTTACCGATACGCGACCTGGCCACGATCCTTGAGACAATCTCGGATTATATCGGTGCTACTCAGGAGGCGGATGTCCTTGGCGAATATGTACGCATGTCCCTGAAGCGGCAGATCAGCGAACTCTATCGCGACCGGGAGGGAAAGATAAATGTATTTACACTCGATCCGTCGATTGAGCAAACGCTGGCAGAATCGGTTCAGAATACCAAGCAGGGTCTCATGCTGGCCGTTGATCCAGCCATGGCGGAGGTGCTGTTGATTAATATGGGACAACAGATTGAGGCCATGCAAAATGCCGGGTTAACGCCGGTCTGCCTCTGTTCACCAAATATCAGATTAGCTTTGCGACGGCTGGCCGAGGCCAAGTACTCCAGTCTGGCAGTCGTGTCATACAATGAAATTCGACCGGAAGTGGAAGTCGTATCGATCGGAATGGTGAGGTTGAATAATGATAATTAA
- the fliM gene encoding flagellar motor switch protein FliM, with the protein MAKILSQDEIDALLTTVSSGEQEIEEQSNDDERLRSVVAYDFKHPNRVSKDQIRTLENMHDNFAGHYGSSLSTIMRTIVDVDLLSVDQITYAEFIMSLVSPSCTYTFAAPPLDAVALVDFNPTLTFAFVDRMFGGNGKILETERELTPIERTVIGRLANKLYGDLERSWENIVKIKCEQKNFETNPQFIQIVPPGETVVVVSFQIKLFQSTGLLTVCYPYVAIEPIITKLSAQNWIDATKKRNLETDQEVNCENLGLVDADVSAILLETSLKMRHFLQLKVGDIIPTEKLITEPMDVTVNKQKKYLAHPGLSGKKRALQITDVCDIPLEKEIENVG; encoded by the coding sequence GTGGCAAAGATTCTTTCACAGGATGAGATTGATGCTCTATTGACGACAGTGTCGTCAGGCGAACAGGAAATCGAAGAGCAATCCAATGACGATGAACGATTACGGTCGGTTGTCGCCTATGACTTCAAGCATCCCAACCGTGTTTCCAAGGATCAGATCCGGACTTTGGAGAACATGCATGACAACTTTGCCGGCCACTATGGGTCTTCCCTGTCGACCATCATGCGCACCATCGTGGACGTAGACCTGCTGTCAGTGGACCAGATAACTTACGCCGAGTTTATAATGTCGTTGGTCTCTCCGTCGTGCACCTATACTTTTGCGGCTCCCCCTTTGGATGCTGTCGCTCTAGTCGATTTCAATCCAACGCTTACGTTTGCCTTCGTTGATCGTATGTTTGGTGGCAACGGCAAGATACTGGAGACGGAACGAGAACTGACCCCGATCGAACGCACCGTAATCGGTCGACTGGCCAACAAACTCTATGGCGACCTGGAGCGATCCTGGGAGAATATTGTCAAAATCAAGTGTGAACAGAAGAACTTTGAAACCAACCCACAGTTTATTCAGATCGTTCCTCCAGGTGAGACAGTTGTGGTCGTGTCTTTTCAGATTAAGTTGTTCCAGTCTACGGGATTATTGACAGTCTGCTATCCCTACGTCGCGATTGAACCGATAATCACCAAATTGTCAGCCCAAAACTGGATCGACGCCACCAAAAAGCGGAACCTTGAGACTGACCAGGAAGTCAACTGTGAAAATCTTGGTTTGGTGGATGCGGATGTGTCGGCCATCCTGCTGGAGACGTCGTTGAAGATGCGCCATTTCCTGCAGTTGAAAGTTGGCGATATCATTCCCACCGAGAAGTTAATCACAGAACCTATGGACGTTACGGTGAACAAACAGAAGAAGTATCTGGCCCACCCGGGACTGTCCGGTAAGAAACGAGCCTTACAAATAACGGATGTGTGCGATATCCCTCTGGAGAAGGAAATAGAAAATGTCGGATGA
- the fliR gene encoding flagellar biosynthetic protein FliR: MFDFVNYGSETLLTFLLVLLRASGLIIMAPVFSHNSVPKMVRVGLLIILAGIIVSAIKHPVIPEIFSLWQLAGLVAKEILVGFVIGLTFRFLFMGLKTGGAILGYQLGLAMVSLPDVDASGQVSIIARYWVLLATLIFLAIDGHHAVISSLVDSYRAIPVGQVSLDISVGEMILRYSVYVFVIAIKVAAPILVTLFLVDMSLGCVSKMIPSMNIFFIGFPIKMGVGLAVVGLSLPLFAHLVQGFVGALDGELDVLFATWGEV, translated from the coding sequence TTGTTTGACTTCGTCAATTACGGATCTGAGACTCTACTGACTTTCCTGCTGGTGTTGCTGAGAGCATCCGGTTTGATAATCATGGCACCAGTATTCAGTCACAATTCAGTTCCCAAGATGGTCCGGGTAGGATTACTAATAATCCTGGCCGGTATCATTGTTTCGGCGATCAAACATCCGGTTATACCTGAGATCTTCTCGCTGTGGCAACTGGCCGGATTGGTTGCCAAGGAGATTTTGGTCGGATTCGTAATCGGCTTAACCTTCAGATTTCTCTTCATGGGACTTAAGACCGGCGGTGCCATACTCGGTTATCAGCTCGGTCTGGCGATGGTAAGTCTTCCCGATGTCGATGCTTCCGGACAAGTTTCGATCATCGCCCGTTATTGGGTACTACTGGCCACGCTGATCTTCCTGGCCATAGACGGTCATCACGCGGTCATTTCCTCACTGGTAGACAGCTATCGAGCTATACCGGTAGGTCAAGTGTCCTTGGATATTTCTGTGGGCGAGATGATTCTACGCTACAGCGTGTACGTCTTCGTAATCGCTATCAAGGTCGCTGCTCCTATTCTGGTCACGTTGTTCCTGGTCGATATGTCCCTGGGCTGTGTTTCCAAGATGATCCCAAGCATGAACATATTCTTCATTGGTTTCCCGATCAAGATGGGTGTCGGACTGGCCGTAGTGGGTTTGTCACTGCCGCTGTTTGCTCACCTCGTGCAGGGCTTCGTCGGCGCGCTTGATGGTGAACTCGACGTTCTTTTCGCTACCTGGGGTGAGGTGTAG
- the flhB gene encoding flagellar biosynthesis protein FlhB, giving the protein MAEQGFQERTEKATQQRRKKARDRGQVAKSMELNSAAMICLGFLTIYAVGPYLAGHTQDMMRYTMANAPMLAAADPTFYKMFGDNLMKFLLIMAPIFVIFSVIAFGANVAQIGFKITPKAMEPKWEKLNVLKGIKRLFSLKSLVQLIRDSLKMGVVGFVAYKVISSEFVGFFKLSDMTVAQVAATMGTLAMELALKVGAVILAIAILDFIYQRYEFEKSIKMSKQDLKDEHKQTEGSPQNKSRMRQAQMQLARSRMMQAVPLADVVVTNPTHYAVAIKYEPDKSNAPYVLAKGQRLIAQQIKAVALEHDIPIVEDKPLARALFKMCEVGQSIPATLYRAVAELLAYVYRLNGKVMS; this is encoded by the coding sequence ATGGCTGAACAGGGATTCCAGGAAAGAACAGAAAAAGCGACGCAACAGCGCCGGAAAAAGGCGCGTGATCGTGGGCAAGTTGCCAAATCAATGGAGTTGAATTCGGCAGCTATGATCTGCCTTGGCTTCCTGACCATATATGCCGTCGGCCCGTACCTGGCTGGGCATACCCAAGATATGATGCGCTACACGATGGCCAACGCTCCGATGCTGGCCGCAGCCGATCCGACTTTCTACAAGATGTTCGGCGATAACCTGATGAAGTTCCTTCTGATTATGGCACCCATCTTCGTGATTTTCTCGGTCATAGCTTTTGGCGCGAACGTTGCCCAGATAGGCTTCAAAATCACACCCAAGGCGATGGAGCCTAAGTGGGAGAAGCTTAACGTCCTCAAAGGCATCAAGCGATTGTTTAGTCTCAAGTCACTGGTTCAGCTAATCCGCGACTCACTCAAAATGGGCGTTGTCGGGTTCGTTGCTTACAAGGTTATCAGCAGTGAGTTCGTCGGGTTCTTCAAACTGTCCGATATGACGGTTGCACAGGTTGCGGCCACTATGGGAACATTGGCCATGGAATTGGCTCTCAAGGTTGGGGCCGTGATTTTGGCAATCGCCATCCTCGATTTCATCTACCAGAGATACGAATTCGAGAAGTCGATCAAGATGAGCAAGCAAGACCTCAAGGATGAGCACAAACAGACCGAGGGTTCACCTCAGAACAAATCCCGTATGCGCCAGGCGCAAATGCAATTGGCCCGCTCTCGGATGATGCAGGCCGTACCGCTGGCCGATGTGGTCGTAACCAACCCGACCCACTACGCGGTAGCCATCAAATACGAGCCGGACAAATCCAACGCCCCTTATGTGTTGGCTAAAGGACAGCGTCTGATTGCCCAGCAAATCAAAGCCGTCGCCCTGGAACACGATATCCCGATCGTCGAAGACAAACCTCTGGCACGGGCACTCTTCAAAATGTGCGAAGTTGGACAATCGATCCCCGCCACTCTCTATCGAGCTGTTGCCGAATTGCTGGCCTATGTCTATCGCCTCAATGGAAAGGTTATGAGCTGA
- the fliP gene encoding flagellar type III secretion system pore protein FliP (The bacterial flagellar biogenesis protein FliP forms a type III secretion system (T3SS)-type pore required for flagellar assembly.), with product MTKTATIIVISLLALMILSADVSAQTIPKVSIEVGEVENGSDLSATLQIIILLTVLALAPSILIMVTSFIRFIIVMSFLRNAMGIHQMPPNQLLVGLALILTFFVMSPVVNKSYDEGIKPYLDEQIDSDEAFDKAVKPFREFMLSQTREKDLALFVDIAKLDQPENADDIPLQVLVPGFVISELRTAFQIAFVLFMPFLVIDMVVASILMSMGMMMLPPIIVSLPFKILLFVLVDGWYLLVKSLVQSFKM from the coding sequence ATGACCAAAACGGCGACGATTATCGTCATTAGTCTGCTCGCGCTGATGATCCTTTCGGCCGATGTTTCGGCCCAGACCATCCCCAAGGTCTCGATTGAGGTCGGTGAGGTGGAAAACGGATCCGATCTTTCCGCTACGTTGCAGATAATCATTCTGCTGACGGTCCTGGCGCTCGCGCCATCGATCCTCATCATGGTGACATCGTTTATTCGTTTCATCATCGTGATGTCGTTTCTACGTAATGCGATGGGGATTCACCAGATGCCACCCAATCAACTGCTGGTCGGGCTGGCTCTCATCCTGACATTTTTTGTCATGTCGCCGGTTGTTAACAAATCGTACGATGAAGGCATCAAGCCTTACCTCGATGAGCAAATCGACTCCGACGAAGCCTTTGATAAGGCAGTCAAACCATTCCGCGAATTCATGTTGTCTCAGACACGCGAAAAGGATTTGGCCCTGTTCGTCGATATCGCCAAACTCGACCAACCCGAAAATGCCGATGACATCCCTCTCCAGGTTCTGGTGCCGGGGTTTGTTATTTCAGAATTGCGGACAGCCTTTCAGATTGCCTTTGTGTTGTTCATGCCCTTCCTGGTGATCGATATGGTCGTGGCATCCATACTCATGTCGATGGGCATGATGATGCTACCCCCGATCATTGTCTCATTGCCATTCAAGATTCTGCTGTTTGTGCTGGTTGACGGCTGGTATCTGCTGGTCAAATCTCTGGTACAATCGTTCAAGATGTGA